In Bacteroidales bacterium, the genomic stretch AGCTTCGGGATTAAGCTTATTAACAGCATTTACAATATTTTTTGTTCCTCCGATATTAATTTTTTTGGCAAGCTCTGTAAATTTATCAGCTTTAGGAGGGATTAATGCAGCTGTATGAATTATTACATCTGAACCGTTTACTGCTTTTTCTGTATCTTTTTCATTTATGATATTTCCGAAAATTATTTCAACTTTATTTTTATAAGGTTTTAACTTTTTAACAGACTTCTTATTTTTTAACTCTAAAACTTTAATTTTAAATTTATTTGTATGTTTTAACAACTCTTTAAGAGTTTCATAACCGACCGAGCCTGTTGCACCTGTTAATAATATTATTTTCATATTACTGATTTTGAAAAAACGGTGTGCCGAAAAAACTGAAATCATCAAACACACCGATTGTTTATGTCTAATTAAAAAGTAATACAAATATCAGGAGTTATTAAGTTCATTTCGTCCGAATCGCTTAATTCGGAATATAAACTTGTTCGAATTATGCGTTTTGAACCTTTTTTTTATATTCCGAGGGAGTAAATCCGGTGTATTTTTTAAATAAGGTATTGAAAGTAGATTTTGAATTGAAACCGCATTCATAGGCAACGGCAAGAATTGTATAATGTTTTTTCTTATTATCAAAAAGCATTTTTTTCACTTCCTCAATTCTGTACTCATTGATAAATGTGTAGAAATTTTTATTAAGTTTCTCATTAATTATTTGTGTGAGATGATGTCGCGAGATTTTTAACATTTCGGCAAGTTCAGAAATTGTAAGTTTTTCATCCAAATAAGGTTTTTCTGTAATCATTAAAGCTTGCAATTTATCCAAAATTTCATCTGCATCTTCGCTTTTCAAATTAGAACTTGAATATTTCTGTTTCTTTTCCGGTGCTTTCTTTTTTGAATAAACCGATAATTGCTTAAACCCGAAAAAACTGAATGCAAAAGCAAAGAATGTTAATCCTATGTATGAAAATTCAATAGGATTTATATTTCCGATATAGAAGCTTTTATTTTTTATTAAATACCAAGCACCGGTTATATACAAAGTTAAGTATGCAAATAAAAAACTGAACAATACAACTTTTAACCAATTTAGTGTGATTTTTTCGGAAGTATAAGAGAATACGTTTTTAATATTATCTTGATGTTTGTAAACAAGTATAAATGAAAAAATTACATATATTGTATTCAATGAAAAAAATGTAAAACCGTATGTTATTCGATAAGGCAGAAATTGATTGTTTTCAAAGAAGTTATTTCCGGGAAGTATTGGTTTGTCAATAAATATGACAGTTGCAAAAGCAAAAGCAGCAAAAGGAATAAAATGTAATAAGGATTTATAATTGAATATAAAATTTTCGGAAATTAAACTTTTAACATATAGAAAAACCAAAGGTCCGAATGCCATAGGCAAAACAGGAGGGATTTCACGAAAAAAAATGATTTCACTTTTTAATAATGAAAAACTCATGTCGGCAGCAATTAAAAAGAGCAAAGCAGCCAACAATTTATCTGAAATACTTTGATTTTTTTTTACGGCAATAAAAAGCCCGGCAAAAAATGCTTGTGAAATTCCTATATATAAAATCGGGGTCATTGTTTGACAGAGGTTTGCAAAAAATGTAATTGTTAATATAGTTACTTACAAAGAGTTACTTATTCTGAAAAGAATATTTAAAATACATGAAACTTGCATATATCATTGCCGAACCGACACCGATATATATAGGAAATATATAGATATTAGGTATAAATTCAGTATTTCTCATAAATATTCCGAAACCTATCATAATTAGAATTAAAAAATAAAATTTTAGAGTATGAAAAGCAAACACAGAAACTTTAATGCCGGGAATATTTATAATTCTTTTAATATTTTCATCAGTAACTTTAATAAAAACAAAACGAGTTTTAATAAAAGCGAGAGCTAAACTTGCAACGGCAGCAATAATTGATTGCAGTAAAGAAAAACCGGGAAACCAAAACAACACCCTGGAAATAAGCATAATGCCTACTGCTAACCACAGAGCCCCCGTAATAAAAACTAAAGATATTTTTTTTATTTTGAACATTTAAAAAACCTTATATAATATCTGAAACTTGCAAAAAAAAGTGCCGAACCGATTCCTGTGTACATTAAAGCCAGAAAATTTTTAGGAATAAATGCTCTTGATTTCATAAATATTCCCATACTTATCATAACAATTATTAAAAGATACGATTGCCACTTTTGAAAAGCAAACAAACAAACTTTATTTTCATATTGCTTTATGCGTTCAATGTTTTTCTCTGCAATATTATTAAAGCCGAATTTTGCAATTATAATTCCTGCAAAAATCCCCATACCTGAAATTGCTATTATACCTGTGTCGGAAAATGTAATTAACCATTTATATGCAATTTTAATTAACATAATTCCGACACCTGTCCATAATAAACCTGCAATAATTATTAATATTTTTTTGTTTACTTTAATCATGAATTTAATATTTTAATTATTCCATCATTTTTCCGGCAATGGTTGTTAAAAGTTGTCTGGGTGTCATTCTGGTTGAAAATGCCAGCATTTTATTTTTAAAACCGTGAATTGCCGATACTTTTCCTTTTTTCATAGATAAAAATATAAATTCTGCCAAATCTCTTGATGTAGGAGCTTTTGAAAAAACATCTCCTTTAAATCCGGCAGTATCTGCAAATTCTGATTTTGTTGCTCCGGGGTTTATAACCGTTACTTTTACATTGTCGTTTTTCAGTTCATTTGCAATTGCTTCTGAGAAATGTAATACATAAGCTTTGCTTGCAGCATAAGTTGCAAATTTAGGTACTCCTTGAAATGCTGCTGTTGATGCAATGTTTATAATATGTCCGTTTTTATTTTTTACCATATCTTTTACAAACAACTTCGTTAACTTTGTTAAAGTTATAATGTTCAAAATTAACATACTTTCTTCTTTGCTGATATCAATATCTTTAAAAAACCCGTTTATTCCGAAACCGGCATTGTTTATAAGAACATCAACCGGTATATTCGCTGCTTTTACTTGATTGTAAAGCTGTTCTGCACTATCTGTTTTAGATAAATCAATATCAAAAATATCAACTTTTACATTTTGTTTTTCTTCTATTTCTTTTTTAATTACTTCAAGGTTTTCTTTTCGTCTTGCCGCAAGAACTAAGTTGTATTTATTTTCAGCAAATACGTAAGCTGTTTCTTTTCCTATTCCGCTTGATGCTCCGGTTATTAATACTGTTTTCATGTGTTTTTATTTAGTGTATTTTTTTCAATTAACAAATTCCTGACAATCATTGCTTCATAATATACAATTCCTTCAGTTAAAAATTTGAAGTTTACAGTAATCTTTGTTTATTTTCTCAAAATTAGTTTTTTTGAGTTCTTTCATACTATAAATATAAAAAACTAACAGAAAAAGTTGAATAACGAAAGTACTCATTTGTAAAGATGCATTTAAATATTAAAACGAAAAAACTATCTTTGTAAAATTATAAAATAAATTATAAAAATGTGAAAATTTTAATCCTCTGTACAGGGAATTCTTGTCGCAGCCAAATGGCAGAAGGTATTCTGAAGTCTTTTAATAAAGAATTTGAGGTTTATTCTGCCGGAACAAAACCTGCAGAACAGGTAAGCCCTTATGCTGTTAAAGTTTTGAAAGAAATTAATATTGACATCCGCAACAATTATCCGAAAAGCACCGAAAATTTCATTAATGAAAGTTTTGATTATGTTATAACCGTGTGTGATAATGCAAAAGAAATTTGCCCGGTTTTTACCGGAGATGTAAAACACAGATTGCATATAGGATTTGAAGACCCTTATGAGGCAACCGGAACCGAACAAGAAATATTATCGGAATACAGAAGGATTAGAGATGAAATAATAATCGAATTTAATGCTTTTAATGAAAATATTTAATTTCTTACAAAAAAGTCTAAAAATCAGGATGAATAAGATTAAGCCTAAATATTTAATTTTTATCGCATTATTTATCGGGATTCTGACTCCGGCTGTATTCACAGACGGAATGTTTATGGACGGAGCAATTTATTCTGTTATTTCACGGAATTTGGCAGAAGGGAAGGGAACATTTTGGCAAATGTATTTCTCTGACACATTAATGACAAACTTTAAAGGGCATCCACCTCTTGCATTGTATTTAAATTCAATAGGTTTTCAGCTTTTTGGTGACAGTATTTTTGTAGAAAGATTTTATTCTTTATTAACCGGGTTTTTTGCAATCCTTGCTATTGTATTAATACAGAAGGAATTCTCAAAGAAGAAAGTAAATAATGTTACAATTATCAGTCTTTTTGTATGGTTGTCTTTCCCGTTAGTAAGCTGGACTTATGCAAATAATATGTTAGAAAATACGATGACTGTTTTTATTTTGTTTTCAGCATTTTTTCTTATAAAAAGTTTTGAGAAGAATAGGATAAAAATGATTTTTCTTTCCGGAGTTTTTCTTTTTGCCGCTTTTTTGAGCAAAGGATTTCCTGCATTATTTATTTGGGCAATGATTTTCTTTTATTGGGCTGTTTTCAAAAGGATTACTTTTAAAAGAATGTTTGTCGACTCTATTTTGTTGATATTGTTTACCATTTTACCTGTGTTTTTTATGTTTGTTTTTTCTGAAGAAGCAAAAAATAGTTTGTTCCAATATTTTAACGAACAAGTAATCGGAAGCATTCAAAATGCAAGAACCGTAAACAGTAGATTCTTTATACTGGGAAGTATGTTAAAAGAAATGATTGTACCGGTTGTTTTAATAACAAGTTTGTTAATTATTTCAAAAATTAAAAAGATAAAAATTAAGATTAATAAATTAGTCTTAAAAAATAGTCTTTTCTTTTTTCTGATTGCTCTGTCAGCTATTCTTCCGATTATGATAAGTTTAAAACAACGGAATTTCTATATTGTTCCGGCTTTACCTTTTTTAGCATTATCAATCGGTTATTTTTTGGAAAATTTAATAACTATTTATCCGAATTTTGTTTCATTTTTTAAGAAAAGATTCTTTTTACCTTTTTCTTACGGATTGTTAGTTGTAAGTATTGTTATGGTTTTTATATTTGCAGGCAAACCGGGTAGAGATTTTGAGGTTTTACACGATGTTTATAAAATTGTTAAGGTTGTTCCTGAACATGAAAATATTTTGATTTGCAAAGAAACATATTCAAATTGGTCTTTACATGCTTATTTGCAAAGATACGGGAAAATAAGTATTTCAAATAAAACAGAAAGTGATTACTTTTTAAGTGAAAAACACTGTTTATCTGATTCTGCTTTTCAAAAAATTGATATTGACTTGCAAAGATTTACGCTTTATAAAAAGTAATAAGTGGAAAAAATAAAAATAGCCATTGTAATACTTAACTGGAACGGTAAAAAATATTTAGAAAAGTTTTTACCTTCTGTTGTAAAATATTCACAAGGTGAAGATATCACTATTATTGTTGCAGATAACGGTTCAACAGACAATTCAGTTTCTTTTGTGCAAAATTCATATTCGGAAATTCAATTAATTTTGTTTGATAAGAATTACGGATTTACCGGTGGTTATAATAAAGCTTTGGAACAAATTGATGCTGAATATTTTGTATTACTAAACTCAGACCTTGAAGTTACAAAGAATTGGATAGAGCCGATTATTAAAATGATGGATAATGATGATACGATTGCTGCTGCAATGCCGAAAATCAGATCTTATGAAAAACAATGCAGTTTTGAATATGCCGGGGCATCAGGCGGTTTTATCGACAAATACGGTTATCCGTTTTGCAGAGGCAGAATAATCGGAACAATTGAAGAAGATACCGGGCAATATGATAAAACTTCTGAAATTTTTTGGGCAAGCGGTGCGGCAATGTTTGTAAGAGCAAAATTATTTATTGAAACCGGAGGTTTAGATAATGATTTCTTTGCCCACATGGAAGAAATTGATTTGTGTTGGCGATTAAAAAATAAAGGATATAAAATTATTGTAAATCCCGAAAGTGTTGTTTATCATGTCGGAGGAGGAACCTTGTCTAATAATAATCCACATAAAATATTTCTGAATTACAGAAATAATTTGTTGTTATTATTGAAAAATTTACCGAAAAGGAAAATATTGCCGATTATTTTTTCTCGTTTAATACTTGACGGTTTATCAGGATTTATTTATCTTGTAGGCTTGAAATTTGGTTTCTTTTTTGCGGTAATAAAAGCACATTTCAGTTTTTACGGTAAAATTAGAGCAACTTTAAAGAAGAGAGAAAAGAATACGAATAAAAAACATAAAGAAATTTATAAACGGAGTATCGTTTTTGATTACTTTATAAAAAAGAAAAAAACATTTAATAAATTAGATTTTTAAATTAAACCCTAAATTGTGTCTGACAGTATTGTAATAATACCAACCTATAACGAGAAAGAAAATATTGAAAATATTATCAGAAAAGTATTTTCTTTTGAAAAAATATTTCATATTTTAATTGTTGATGACGGTTCGCCTGACGGAACTGCTGATATTGTAAAAGCTCTACAAAAAGAATTCTCCGACAGGTTATTTATAATTGAAAGAGAAGGAAAACTCGGTTTAGGAACTGCTTATATAACGGCATTTCATTGGGCAATTGAAAAAGGATATGATTTTATTTTTGAAATGGATGCAGATTTTTCACATCCTCCCCACGATTTACTTAACTTATATGATGCTTGCAAGAATAAAGGATTCGACGTAGCAGTCGGTTCAAGATATATTAGAGGCATCAGTGTTGTTAACTGGCCTCTCGGACGTATTTTAATGTCGTATTATGCTTCAATGTATGTCAGAATTATTACGGGAATGAAAATAAAAGACACAACAGCCGGTTTTGTTTGTTATAAAAAAGAAGTTCTGGAAAATATTGGTATTGATGACATTAAAATGAAAGGTTACGGGTTTCAAATTGAAATGAAATATCGTTCTGTAAAGTTAAGATACAAAGTTACCGAAGTTCCTATTATTTTTACCGACAGAACAGAAGGAAGCTCTAAAATGAGCGGAGGAATTTTCAGTGAAGCTCTTTGGGGCGTTTTTAAAATGCGATTAAATTCAGGAAAAATTAAAAAACGAATAAAAACAGATTAAATTTTACTTCCGGCAGTTAAAAATTCAAACATTATATCATCTCCAATTCTTCTAACTTTTGTTTGATATGGATGTACAGGAATTTATTGATTTCAAATATGCCTTTTGCTTCTTCCGTAACTATTCCGGAACGTTTCAGAAATGAAATTTGTTTTTCCGCAGCAATCTCATCTGTCATCATTACTCTTGCTAATTTAGGGACAGTTAATCGTTTATGAAGCATAAATTGAATAAATAATAAATAAATATCATTGTCAAAATCATTTAAAAAATCTTTATTCTCAAATCTCACTGTTTTAATTTGAAGGATGTTATTTTTATAGTCTTCTATATTTGCTGTCCAAGAAAATAAAGTTGAACCGATATTACCTTTTGTGAGATTAAAATATTTAGCAAATAATTTAGCATAATCAGATTGCCTCATATCTTCCTGCATTCTGTTTTTCAACTTAAATTGAATTGAGCCTGAATTATGCCTGAACAAAACGGCATCTTTTAATTGTTTGGCATTAAACGGTTTACATTCAATAATATTTAAGAACAAATTCTCAATATTTTCTATTTGCTTAATAAGTTTATATGCAAACGAGTTAATATTCAGAATAAATAAAAATTTGTGACCGTATTCTTCAATTAAGTTTATAATTTCTTTAATAACATCAAAACCTTCGCTTGATTTTTCCCACCAAAGTTCAATTTCGTCAAAAACAATAACACTTCCGGTTTGTATTTTTGTAAATTTATGTTCATACGAACCTTTAGCGTCAAATGCAAGGGCTAATTTTGTTTTAAATGTTTTTATACTTACAGAACCTTCAACCGGAGGTTTTATAGTATAAACCGGGGATTTTGGCAAAAATTTATTAATAGCATATTGTGTTAAAAATGTTTTTCCGGAATATTGCTCTCCCGTAATTAAAATTGCACCGTTGAATGAAGACTTATAACGTTTTATTGCTTTTTCAACTTCTTGCAGTTCTTTTATTCTTCCGGTAAAAAAATCTTTGTTGTAATTATTTAGTCTTAAGAATAATTGCTGATAATAAAACGGTAATTTATTCAAAACCTCGTTTTTCACAGAAACATTTTCAATAAAATTTAATGATTTATTTACATTTGATTCTGTTTCAGATTTTCCGTTCAACAATTTTTTCTTAAAAATAATTGCATCGCTGTGCCTGTACCAAATTTGATTAATTTGCTTGCCTGTTGCAATTTTTGCAGCTTTTAATTTATTTCTTAGTTTTCCTGTTTTTTTCGATTTTGAACTTGAAAATCTTTTAATTGTACCGGATTGCTTAATTAAAGAATAAACCGTTAATTTATTAGAAATTTCGCTTAAACGCTCATCAATACTTCTGTTAATATTTTGGATTTTTAATTTTGTTTCTTTTTCAAGTTTATCAAGTTCTTGTATTTTTTCCTTAATAAAAGCAATAATTTTTTTTGCTGAGTTTTCTTCTTTGTTAATAATTTTTCCGTCTGAATCAAAAAAGCTGAAAAGTATTATTCTGAGAATATTTCGGCTTGAATTTTCTAAACTTACAATATCCTCAGGAAGTTCTTCCGCCATAGCCAATAGAGGTGTATTAAACTCAGTATGGATAATATAATTAATTAATGCGGAAGCAAAAAGTTCTACGGTTTCGAGTTCATTAAATTGATTTTCAATAATGTCGTTAAAAGATTCATTGCTGAGCAATCTTACTTTTTCAGGAAATTTATCAGCCAAATATTTTAATTTTTCCAATTTTGAATCAAATATTTGCTTGAAGTTTTTGAATATTTCTTCTTTTGAATCTATTTCAGAAAATTTTTCAAATACAAATTCTGCCTTTGGGTCTTTTTCAATTTTCTTTATATATGATAACAAATATGATTTTGTATTTTGTATTTTTGATAATACTTGTGCGGTAATAAATTCTTCAACAGACGCAAGGGATTTTCTTGAAATACGATATAACTTGTTTTCAAAATCGATTAAATTTAATTCTAAATTCCGATGGTTGTGTAACAATTCTTCATTTCGCAACAAAAATTCTGTGCTGTTTTTCAAGTTTTCTTTCAAATCTTCAATTTTCTTTCTTGAAAAATCTGATTTTATTTTGCTGTTTGAATTAAAACCGATTAAATCTTCACTAATCTTGTTAATTATTTCTGTTGTTCCGTTTTGAATAAAGTTGTATATGTATGATTCCGACTCAAGCTTTATTTTATTTATTTCTTCAATTCCGGAGTTTATAGTCAGGATTTCTTTTTGAACTAATTCCTCACTTAAAGTGTTTTCTCTTGCATAAGTTTGAAGTTTTAGTAGGCTGTTTCTTACCGCCTTAATAAATTTCTGTGTTTCAATAATTATTTGAATTGTAATTGTACCCGTTTTTTCATCTGCCGAATAATGTAAAGACAAATAATTGCCGGGTAAATAACCGTCAACTATTTTTTTGTACTTAACTTTATATTGAACCGGTTTTGAACTTCGTTTTAATTGCTGTCTTTTCTTTTTCTTAAATTGCTTAATTTCTTCGCTGTCGTTTTCATTATATTTCAAATCATCTTCCGAATAAGTGTATATATAAGTTTCAGGAATATTTTGCAAAACTTGCTCTGTTCCGTTAATAAGTTTTTGATATGAACTTTCGGAACTTTCAACTTCATCTTTAACCGAGGAATAGAGCTTAACAAAGTTCTGAGTTTTTTTCAAAAACATATCTGTTGCAGCAACCAACTTCTTCTCAAATACAGAAGCATCATTTTTGAAAAGGTTCTTCAGTTTATCATCTGTTAAAACCTTTGTCTCTTCAATTATGCTGTCAGTCAGCCTATTATGTCTTTCAAAAATTAATTTCTTTTGTTCTTCAAAAACATCATTATTTAAAGTTGTAAGTTTTTTGCTTAATAATGCAACTTTCTCACTTGCAATCGGATTTTCAGGCAACAGCAGTTTTTTTTGTGCCTTATTATTGTTTAATAAGTCAATTCCTGTATTTTCTTTTTCTCTTTTTATGCCTATATTTTGGTCTTTAAATTGTGATGATGCTTTAATTAATACCACAGTTCCTATGTCAAGCATCAACTTATTTGTTTGCTCTACAAATTCTTTCTCTTTGCCTTCTTTTACTTCGGGCATTCCGAGTATAATTAAGTCAGTTTTTAAAGATTCCGTTCTTATTAGTTCATAAAAAGACTTTTGTTCAATTTGATTATTAATTATTTTTATTTCAGCTTCAATTCTCATATTGCTGAGAACCTGCTCGGCATGCTTTCTTATTTTTGCCGCCTTTTCATTAATCGGATTTCCGACCAATAAGCGAAGTTTTGCACCTGCCCAATCTTCCGAAGCCCATAAAAATTTAACCAAATTCAACGCTAAATTTCCGTTATTTCCTGAGCCTCTCCACCAAATATCAATGGTTTTATGGTTTCCGTACCCGTATCTTTTATCATAATCTACAAGCAAAATATTTACATCAAGTTCTTGAATTCGACTAATCATTTGAGAAAACCGAACAGGGTTTTTACTTTGCCTCATCCAGCCCATTAACACGGTATTCGGCTCAATACCTGAGAATCCGTAAGTACTTATAATTGTTTCTATTCCGGAATAAATATCACTGCAGGTTTGTCTTCTGGTAAAAATTCCTTTTCCTTCAATTTCGTCATCAAACTGTGCTTGTAAATGTTTAGGGAAAAGATACTTTTTATTTTCAGATTCATGCAAATCAAAATTTGAAAGTAAACCGTATTTTCCTACTAAATTTTTTCCGAATTCCATTAAATACGGTCTTTGCCCTTTTCCGCCGCTGAAAAGAATTATATTCGGTTGCCAATTTCTGTATTCTAAAGTTTTTTTATCTAAACTGTGTAATGCTTTTCTTACAACTGATAACCATACCGATTGCCAAACATCTCCGGATTCTGATTTTAATTGTTTTCGGTTAAGCCATGCAAACAAGCCGAACATAATTACTAATGATGCAATCATTGAAAGCATACCGAGTTGTGCCATTACTGCAAAACTTGCAATAAATCCGATTAGTCCGATAACACCTTTTACTTTAAAGCTGGGGCGGAAATCTGTGCTTGCCCAATTTTCTAAGAAGAAAGCTAAATTTATAAAACCGTAAGAAGCCAAATAAAACATTGAAACAACACCTGCAATTACATTCAAATCTCCTATAAGTATTCCTCCCTCTGCAATTAAAAATATGAATATCAGGGCATTACGTGGCTCGTTTGATGCCCCGTAACCTTTTGCAAATATTTTGGGTGTTATTTTATCTTTTGAAATTGCCTGCAAAATTCTGGGACCTCCGAGAATACCTCCTAATGCTGATGAAAGAGTTGCTCCCCAAATTCCGGCAAGGACAAGAGGAGAAAAATATGCAATTTTTAATAAGAAATTGTAATCGTTCATCAATAAATCGCTGTTTACAAAAACGGCAAATGAAACAGCAAGTAAAATATAAATTACAAATCCGACTATTATTGCAGACATTGTACCGACCGGTATTCCTTTTTTAGGATCTTTTAAATCGCCCGACATGGCAACACCTGCGGTAAAACCTGTTACTGCCGGAAAGAATACACCGAAAACAACTTGCATACTGACACCGTCTTTTGGCGGAGAGAAAGAGATTGAATCGGGAGCAAATTCTGTTTTCGTAAAAAAACCTATTGCAATTGAGATTAAAGAAAGTGCTATTGCACCGAGAATAAAATATTGAGATTTTATTGCTAATGATGTGCTGATAAATGCAATTGTAACAAGCAAAAGTAGTGAAGCGGAAGCAATAATTCGTAAACTGTTTGTATCTTCAGGATTTAAATTTAAAAATTTGCTGACTTCTTTTACGGCTAATAAACTTTCGGCAAAACCTACAAGGTATAAAGATATTCCGAGAGCA encodes the following:
- a CDS encoding SDR family oxidoreductase, encoding MKTVLITGASSGIGKETAYVFAENKYNLVLAARRKENLEVIKKEIEEKQNVKVDIFDIDLSKTDSAEQLYNQVKAANIPVDVLINNAGFGINGFFKDIDISKEESMLILNIITLTKLTKLFVKDMVKNKNGHIINIASTAAFQGVPKFATYAASKAYVLHFSEAIANELKNDNVKVTVINPGATKSEFADTAGFKGDVFSKAPTSRDLAEFIFLSMKKGKVSAIHGFKNKMLAFSTRMTPRQLLTTIAGKMME
- a CDS encoding polyprenol monophosphomannose synthase, with product MVSDSIVIIPTYNEKENIENIIRKVFSFEKIFHILIVDDGSPDGTADIVKALQKEFSDRLFIIEREGKLGLGTAYITAFHWAIEKGYDFIFEMDADFSHPPHDLLNLYDACKNKGFDVAVGSRYIRGISVVNWPLGRILMSYYASMYVRIITGMKIKDTTAGFVCYKKEVLENIGIDDIKMKGYGFQIEMKYRSVKLRYKVTEVPIIFTDRTEGSSKMSGGIFSEALWGVFKMRLNSGKIKKRIKTD
- a CDS encoding AraC family transcriptional regulator, with the translated sequence MTPILYIGISQAFFAGLFIAVKKNQSISDKLLAALLFLIAADMSFSLLKSEIIFFREIPPVLPMAFGPLVFLYVKSLISENFIFNYKSLLHFIPFAAFAFATVIFIDKPILPGNNFFENNQFLPYRITYGFTFFSLNTIYVIFSFILVYKHQDNIKNVFSYTSEKITLNWLKVVLFSFLFAYLTLYITGAWYLIKNKSFYIGNINPIEFSYIGLTFFAFAFSFFGFKQLSVYSKKKAPEKKQKYSSSNLKSEDADEILDKLQALMITEKPYLDEKLTISELAEMLKISRHHLTQIINEKLNKNFYTFINEYRIEEVKKMLFDNKKKHYTILAVAYECGFNSKSTFNTLFKKYTGFTPSEYKKKVQNA
- a CDS encoding glycosyltransferase family 2 protein translates to MKIAIVILNWNGKKYLEKFLPSVVKYSQGEDITIIVADNGSTDNSVSFVQNSYSEIQLILFDKNYGFTGGYNKALEQIDAEYFVLLNSDLEVTKNWIEPIIKMMDNDDTIAAAMPKIRSYEKQCSFEYAGASGGFIDKYGYPFCRGRIIGTIEEDTGQYDKTSEIFWASGAAMFVRAKLFIETGGLDNDFFAHMEEIDLCWRLKNKGYKIIVNPESVVYHVGGGTLSNNNPHKIFLNYRNNLLLLLKNLPKRKILPIIFSRLILDGLSGFIYLVGLKFGFFFAVIKAHFSFYGKIRATLKKREKNTNKKHKEIYKRSIVFDYFIKKKKTFNKLDF
- a CDS encoding glycosyltransferase family 39 protein, which produces MNKIKPKYLIFIALFIGILTPAVFTDGMFMDGAIYSVISRNLAEGKGTFWQMYFSDTLMTNFKGHPPLALYLNSIGFQLFGDSIFVERFYSLLTGFFAILAIVLIQKEFSKKKVNNVTIISLFVWLSFPLVSWTYANNMLENTMTVFILFSAFFLIKSFEKNRIKMIFLSGVFLFAAFLSKGFPALFIWAMIFFYWAVFKRITFKRMFVDSILLILFTILPVFFMFVFSEEAKNSLFQYFNEQVIGSIQNARTVNSRFFILGSMLKEMIVPVVLITSLLIISKIKKIKIKINKLVLKNSLFFFLIALSAILPIMISLKQRNFYIVPALPFLALSIGYFLENLITIYPNFVSFFKKRFFLPFSYGLLVVSIVMVFIFAGKPGRDFEVLHDVYKIVKVVPEHENILICKETYSNWSLHAYLQRYGKISISNKTESDYFLSEKHCLSDSAFQKIDIDLQRFTLYKK
- a CDS encoding arsenate reductase ArsC, which translates into the protein MKILILCTGNSCRSQMAEGILKSFNKEFEVYSAGTKPAEQVSPYAVKVLKEINIDIRNNYPKSTENFINESFDYVITVCDNAKEICPVFTGDVKHRLHIGFEDPYEATGTEQEILSEYRRIRDEIIIEFNAFNENI